From Coturnix japonica isolate 7356 chromosome 1, Coturnix japonica 2.1, whole genome shotgun sequence, the proteins below share one genomic window:
- the KCNRG gene encoding potassium channel regulatory protein yields MSGREVVALSVGGVRFVTRPCTLLQFPESRLARMLAGDDPEFKLVNGEFFVDRDGALFSYIMDFLRTLQVSLPADFSDFQRLRREAEFYELYPLAELLGQEHLLKPRLEILEVRFFLQETQAFFRIFGSCSNTVETLAEQITVLTGQRPGQGWSGPFPSQKPLIPLPLERPSHHDMVFQCGTDCSAGDRFVARYVSIKPDNRVLINGTNVLGLLIDTLLKDGFRLVSTRTVSSDDKVECYSFERTQRPASLSIAADQHPGSSGMVQARRSRVQKGK; encoded by the exons ATGAGTGGTCGAGAGGTGGTTGCTCTGAGTGTGGGAGGTGTGAGATTTGTAACCCGGCCCTGCACCTTGCTGCAGTTCCCCGAGTCCAGGTTAGCACGCATGCTGGCTGGTGACGACCCGGAGTTTAAACTGGTGAATGGAGAATTTTTTGTGGACAGAGATGGTGCTTTGTTCAGTTACATCATGGACTTCTTAAGGACTCTTCAGGTCTCTCTGCCTGCTGATTTTTCAGACTTCCAGAGGCTGCGCAGAGAAGCGGAATTCTATGAGCTGTACCCCCTGGCTGAGCTCCTGGGCCAGGAACACCTCTTGAAGCCGAGGCTGGAGATCTTGGAGGTGCGTTTTTTCCTCCAGGAGACGCAGGCCTTTTTCCGGATCTTCGGTTCCTGCAGCAACACCGTGGAGACGCTGGCTGAGCAGATCACTGTGCTTACAGGGCAGCGGCCAGGGCAAGGCTGGAGCGgcccttttccttctcagaaaccACTAATTCCACTTCCTTTGGAAAGACCTTCTCATCACGACATGGTTTTTCAGTGTGGAACCGACTGCTCTGCCGGTGACCGGTTTGTGGCCAG GTATGTTTCCATAAAACCTGACAACAGAGTGCTGATAAATGGTACTAACGTGCTAGGCCTGCTGATTGACACCTTGCTCAAAGATGGATTTCGCCTCGTAAGCACCAGGACAGTGTCCAGCGATGACAAAGTGGAATGCTACAGTTTTGAAAGGACACAGAGGCCTGCGAGCCTTAGCATTGCTGCAGACCAGCACCCAGGGAGCTCTGGGATGGTGCAGGCAAGGAGAAGCCGAGtgcagaaggggaaataa
- the TRIM13 gene encoding E3 ubiquitin-protein ligase TRIM13 produces the protein MTFVLRDMMELLEEDLTCPICCSLFDDPRVLPCSHNFCRKCLEGILDGNVRNVLWRPSPFKCPTCRKETPVTGVNSLQVNYSLKGIVEKYNKIKVTPKMPVCKVHSGQPLNIFCRTDMQLICGVCATRGDHTKHVFCSIEEAYSQEKRAFETLFQGFETWRCGDALSRLDTLETSKRKALQMLTKDSDKVKEFFDKLQHTLEQKRNEILSDFETMKLAVMQAYDPEINKLNSILQEQRMAFNIAEAFKDVSEPIVFLQQMQEFREKIKVLRETPLPCSNVDITPTMKSFDTSQWNGIKLVDVDKLSLPQENNSLKLKIPSIFSRRFIVASLVCLLILAVTRMSFVESVVDNFQGWKSQFFTISLSYLADTVEIADHAVFYWEQMTDGASLLSEKCKNYTLVVLDNVAQFVCKYKLL, from the exons ATGACCTTCGTCCTCAGG GACATGATGGAGCTGCTAGAGGAAGATCTCACCTGTCCCATCTGCTGTAGCCTGTTTGATGATCCTCGTGTCCTGCCCTGCTCACACAACTTCTGCAGAAAGTGTCTGGAGGGAATACTGGATGGAAATGTGCGGAACGTGCTTTGGAGGCCATCTCCTTTCAAGTGTCCCACCTGCAGGAAGGAAACTCCTGTTACTGGAGTCAACAGCTTACAGGTCAACTATTCCCTGAAGGGAATTGTGGAGAAGTACAACAAAATCAAAGTAACTCCAAAAATGCCTGTGTGCAAAGTGCACAGCGGGCAACCCCTGAACATTTTTTGCCGGACAGACATGCAGCTGATCTGTGGGGTATGTGCCACCCGTGGCGACCATACAAAGCATGTGTTCTGTTCCATTGAGGAAGCTTATTCCCAGGAGAAGAGGGCTTTCGAAACCCTGTTTCAGGGCTTTGAAACATGGCGTTGTGGAGATGCTCTCTCTCGGCTGGATACCTTGGAAACCAGTAAGCGGAAAGCTCTGCAGATGCTGACCAAAGATTCTGACAAGGTGAAAGAATTCTTTGATAAACTGCAGCACACGCTGGAGCAGAAGCGAAACGAGATTCTCTCTGACTTTGAGACCATGAAGCTTGCAGTGATGCAGGCCTACGATCCAGAGATCAATAAACTGAACTCGATTCTGCAGGAGCAGCGGATGGCTTTTAACATCGCAGAGGCCTTCAAAGACGTGTCTGAACCCATTGTATTTCTGCAACAGATGCAGGAGTTCAGGGAAAAAATCAAGGTGCTCAGAGAAACCCCTTTACCTTGTTCCAATGTGGACATCACCCCTACAATGAAGAGCTTCGATACCAGCCAGTGGAACGGAATCAAATTGGTTGATGTGGACAAACTTTCTTTACCTCAGGAAAACAATAGTCTGAAATTGAAGATTCCCTCAATCTTTTCACGCAGATTTATAGTAGCCTCTCTCGTTTGCTTGCTCATTCTTGCTGTCACCAGGATGTCCTTTGTGGAGTCTGTGGTTGACAACTTCCAGGGCTGGAAATCTCAGTTCTTTACCATTAGCTTGTCCTATCTGGCAGATACGGTGGAGATAGCCGATCATGCAGTCTTTTACTGGGAACAGATGACTGATGGAGCTTCGCTTCTGAGCGAAAAGTGTAAAAACTATACGTTGGTTGTGCTGGATAACGTTGCACAGTTTGTGTGCAAGTACAAACTGTTGTGA
- the SPRYD7 gene encoding SPRY domain-containing protein 7, translating into MAASVFCCLRWCRDGGAGHIPLKEMPAVQLDTQRMGTDVVIVKNGRRICGTGGCLANAPLHQNKSYFEFKIQSTGIWGIGVATQKANLNQIPLGRDVHSLVMRNDGALYYNNEEKNRLPANSLPQEGDVVGITYDHVELNVYLNGKNMHCPASGIRGTVYPVVYVDDSAILDCQFSEFYHTPPPGFEKILFEQQIF; encoded by the exons ATGGCGGCGTCCGTTTTTTGCTGCCTCCGTTGGTGCCGGGATGGCGGTGCTGGTCACATTCCGCTGAAGGAGATGCCGGCTGTGCAGCTGGACACGCAGCGTATGG gAACAGATGTCGTCATTGTTAAAAATGGCAGAAGGATATGTGGCACAGGAGGCTGCCTCGCCAACGCACCCCTACATCAGAACAAGAGCTATTTTGAGTTCAAAATCCAGTCCACAG GCATTTGGGGTATCGGAGTTGCAACCCAGAAAGCAAACTTGAATCAAATTCCACTTGGCCGGGATGTCCATAGCCTGGTGATGAGGAATGATGGAGCTCTGTATTACAACAACgaggagaaaaacagactaCCAGCCAACAGCTTGCCACAGGAGGGCGATGTGGTG GGCATCACATATGACCATGTAGAactaaatgtatatttaaatggGAAGAACATGCACTGTCCAGCTTCAGGTATCCGAGGGACTGTCTATCCAGTTGTCTATG TTGATGACAGCGCCATTCTGGATTGTCAGTTCAGTGAATTTTATCATACACCTCCACCAGGCTTTGAAAAGATCCTCTTCGAACAGCAAATCTTCTGA